A window of Pectobacterium carotovorum genomic DNA:
AGCGCATATACAGATTCGGCGAACTGAGAAAAGCTATACCCGGCATAACGCAGCATATGCTGACAGCCCAACTGCGGGAGCTGGAAAGTGACGGACTTATATCCAGAACGGTTTTTGCAGAAGTGCCACCCCGGGTGGAGTATGAAATCACCCTGAAAGCAAGGGGACTTGGCCCAGCAATGGAAGCACTGACTGCATGGTGGCTTGAGCACGGTGAAACCGTACCCGCCAGACCTGCAGGACGTGGTCGCATCGCAACTTCAGGCTAAAATTTTTAATAGTTAAACAGCCAACCAGAGCTCCGGCGTTTATTTAAACCGGCTGCCTGATTTAAATTTGGAAGCCTGAAGTTATGGACATATTCGCCTCTCGAAGCTTTTTAATGTCTTTTTTGGGCGGCATGCCGAACACGCGGCTGTATTCTCTGCTGAACTGCGATGGGCTCTCATAGCCAACCTGATAAGACGCGCTTGAAACGTCGAGATGTTCATTAAGCATAAGGCGGCGGGCTTCATTCAGCCGCAGCCATTTCTGGTACTGCAGGGGGCTCATTGAAGTCAGCTGCCGGAAATGCTGGTGAAAGGTGGGAGCGCTCATCTGCACCCGCGCAGCCAGTTCTTCAACGCGCAGAGGCGCAGAATAATTCTTCTTGAGCCAGTCAATTGCTCGGGCAACACGGTGCCCCTGACTGTCAACCGATGCAATTTGTCTCAGCCGTGTAGCCTGATCACTCAACAGCAGCCGAAAATGGATTTCCCGTTGTACGAGCGGTGCCAGAACCGGAATAGCTTCCGGCTCATCCAGCAGTTCCAGCAATCGTTCAAAAGACCGAAGTACAGACCGTGATGCCGTTCCGATACCGACGCCGGAACTGATGCCCCTAGCACGATGCGGGGGGAGCTCGCCCTGCGAAATAAGCTCGGCCACCGTCCGCATATTTAGCTTCATCGTCAAACCCAGGCAGAGCTCTTCGCTGCTTGCCGCCAAC
This region includes:
- a CDS encoding AraC family transcriptional regulator, encoding MTQSIKNENEALLAGLVQRIAARTDGTGDFDTMVEGLTFFRREAPTKPTMCMIEPSIVLVAHGIKQMWIGGMNYRYDTSNFLLTSLDLPAYSEVLAASSEELCLGLTMKLNMRTVAELISQGELPPHRARGISSGVGIGTASRSVLRSFERLLELLDEPEAIPVLAPLVQREIHFRLLLSDQATRLRQIASVDSQGHRVARAIDWLKKNYSAPLRVEELAARVQMSAPTFHQHFRQLTSMSPLQYQKWLRLNEARRLMLNEHLDVSSASYQVGYESPSQFSREYSRVFGMPPKKDIKKLREANMSITSGFQI
- a CDS encoding helix-turn-helix transcriptional regulator, translated to MRVSMEKHTNRGSEVNMHDEMRRAFSLLSGKWKLEIMWLLNQRIYRFGELRKAIPGITQHMLTAQLRELESDGLISRTVFAEVPPRVEYEITLKARGLGPAMEALTAWWLEHGETVPARPAGRGRIATSG